A genome region from Chlorogloeopsis sp. ULAP01 includes the following:
- a CDS encoding DUF2358 domain-containing protein, whose amino-acid sequence MDYQLQVERVINTLKQDLPTLFEKDISYNIYTKDIYFRDPVNTFKGKLNYRIIFWTLRFHARLFFTKIYFDLHDVHQSAEDTILANWTVRGVLRLPWKARIFFNGYSTYKLNKDGLIYEHIDTWDRKPAEILQQFFCKGEDMKKID is encoded by the coding sequence GTGGATTATCAATTACAAGTGGAACGGGTAATCAATACTCTTAAACAAGATTTACCCACACTTTTTGAAAAAGATATTTCCTACAATATTTATACAAAAGATATATATTTTCGAGATCCAGTCAATACATTTAAAGGAAAACTCAACTATCGCATTATCTTTTGGACTTTGCGATTTCACGCGCGATTGTTTTTTACGAAAATTTACTTTGATTTACATGATGTGCATCAGTCAGCCGAAGATACAATTTTGGCAAACTGGACGGTACGTGGTGTGTTACGTCTGCCCTGGAAAGCACGTATTTTTTTCAATGGATATTCCACATATAAACTCAATAAAGATGGTTTAATATACGAACATATCGACACTTGGGATAGAAAACCAGCAGAGATTTTGCAGCAGTTTTTTTGTAAGGGAGAAGATATGAAAAAAATTGATTAA
- a CDS encoding phosphatidate cytidylyltransferase, with the protein MLFFTSSFSPLVGNLLVTLLTFIYVFGLVALMNFCVTRFGLPQDISRKITHIGAGSIIVFLPLYNDLHWSKYLNVTIFVVWFILLLQKGFFASPDDEAVKTMTRTGDRRELLKGPLYFVIVATICGTLWYKAFPGIVAMASLGWGDGFAPIIGSRYGRWKYQILSNKTVEGSLAMFIAAFVASIFFVWLIIPSELNINRILIIALIATLVEGLSPKEVDNILIPVAAIAAANFIF; encoded by the coding sequence ATGTTATTTTTTACCTCAAGTTTTAGCCCATTGGTGGGCAATTTACTTGTCACACTGCTGACTTTTATTTATGTTTTCGGGCTAGTAGCACTGATGAATTTCTGCGTTACACGTTTTGGTTTACCGCAGGATATCAGCCGCAAAATTACACACATTGGTGCTGGTTCAATTATTGTATTTTTACCACTTTATAACGATTTACATTGGTCTAAATATTTAAATGTTACGATTTTCGTAGTCTGGTTTATTCTTCTGCTCCAAAAAGGATTTTTTGCTAGTCCTGATGATGAAGCTGTGAAAACAATGACTCGCACGGGCGATCGCCGCGAACTTCTTAAAGGCCCGCTCTATTTCGTAATTGTAGCAACTATTTGCGGTACACTTTGGTATAAAGCTTTTCCAGGAATTGTAGCAATGGCGAGTCTCGGTTGGGGTGATGGTTTTGCACCAATTATCGGTTCTCGATACGGCAGATGGAAATACCAAATCTTGAGCAATAAAACTGTGGAAGGAAGCCTAGCGATGTTTATTGCTGCTTTCGTCGCCAGTATATTTTTTGTTTGGCTAATTATACCTAGTGAATTAAATATTAACCGGATTTTGATAATTGCGTTGATTGCTACACTTGTTGAAGGACTTAGCCCCAAAGAAGTTGATAATATTTTGATTCCAGTAGCAGCGATTGCGGCAGCAAATTTTATATTTTAA
- a CDS encoding sigma-70 family RNA polymerase sigma factor, translating to MHHLEEQLRRLVKEACEYPAGNPQRQKRLTQIIRLAANKLWKENTPYYQDALQQTWLYFCSNVCGAYDATRGSVITWLNTYLRWRLQDFYRQQQEDKTKKAYLNVSQFIFSDRTQIYYLEENLAAPPDLPPILETVRFWVEEDIDGELRNIHIQGHPEVNCQVLILKRLPPEVSWKELSAQFGLSVSTLSSFYQRQCLPRLRNFAEKEGFL from the coding sequence ATGCATCACTTGGAGGAACAATTACGTCGCTTAGTAAAAGAGGCTTGTGAATATCCAGCCGGAAATCCACAGCGTCAGAAGCGGCTTACCCAAATCATTCGTTTGGCTGCAAACAAACTCTGGAAGGAAAATACTCCATATTATCAAGATGCACTACAACAAACTTGGTTGTATTTCTGCTCAAATGTTTGTGGAGCATATGACGCCACACGTGGTTCTGTAATCACTTGGCTGAATACTTATCTGAGATGGAGATTACAAGATTTTTACCGTCAGCAGCAGGAGGACAAGACTAAAAAAGCATATCTTAATGTTAGTCAATTCATTTTTAGCGATCGCACTCAAATTTATTATCTGGAAGAAAACTTGGCTGCTCCACCGGATCTACCTCCCATTTTAGAAACTGTGAGGTTTTGGGTAGAAGAAGATATTGACGGAGAGCTGCGTAACATCCACATTCAAGGGCATCCAGAAGTGAATTGTCAGGTGTTAATTTTAAAACGTTTACCACCAGAAGTAAGTTGGAAGGAGTTATCGGCGCAATTTGGTTTATCTGTTTCTACTTTAAGCAGTTTTTATCAACGTCAATGTCTGCCGCGCCTGCGTAATTTTGCTGAGAAAGAAGGATTTTTGTAA